The DNA window tttaattagtttagcATCCCTTATTCCACTAACACCTTAACCAACAAAAATTtgtttcaacaatttttttttaataaatacaaCCCATTtaaaactttaataaaaaaaaacaatatttgacATAAGACTAAAGATTGTCACATCAACCATcaattgtaatttaattataataattagaCATTTCCATTGAAAGTGGTCTCACAAGTCCAAAACCAATAATGTTGGATTAGAAAAAATAGCAATCAACCGAAAACTATGCACATATATTAattgaaaaatcatgaaaataTCTAGTTGCTTTCTCTTAGTACAAGTTCAATTATCCTTTAAAGGGGACAAGGGTGTTTCGTGGTGTAATCTAATCTATTTAACGGCAATTACGATAAATTTGGATGGTGATTTTAGTTGATAAATGAACTGAACATTTCGGCTAGGGGTGCCCTCAATTCTATTGACTGAGAGTGAAAGTCGAGCCACTCTTACGACTCAACACGATAAGTACTTGCAGACATAAGCATAGCCAAGTTTCAGCAATTTAAATCAGAGCACCGTAACCTTGTCAGAAAATACCGCAAGCATATCAAGAGAAGAGACTAACGAAAACGAAAGGGGCGGCAAGCGGGTAAATTTAATCCATCACTCTTCCCAAATTCATGTATTTTACATGCATTTCGGCTCTTTGGCTCTTCCATCAATCGAGGACAAATAAGTCACAAACTGCATAACACAAGTTCCAATCTCTTCAAACTTCATAATCTCTTCAAACTCTTCTTTCTCGcatctattttcttcttttctaccTGCGCTTTTGTCAATCCACCTTCCTTCCTCACCGTAGTAGCAGACCCACCTACTCCCGTCTCCATTGGAGCTACAACGGGTGCCTGATCCTGACCATTTCCTCTAGTGGTGACTGTGCTAGGTGCCAGTAGTGATGGGGATGCAGAGATCACCAGCAAAGCAGCACCGGGTGCTGTGTTCTTTTGATCAGCATTAAGTGTCAAAGTGTTAGTTTGATCAACGTTCAGTGCAGTTGTCGACTCTGAAATAGCTCCTGTTTTAAACTTGTGTTTTGGCTTAGCATGGATTCCAGTATAAAGCCTACATGCAAGAAATGATGTCTACTTAAGTTGCACAGTCATGTGTAATAATATTATCTATAGTTCGTATATGCATCTTTCGGTTTCTATAACAATTGAGATAAAAGCCGGCATGAATAAGTTCCTTCCCCTGCTCCATTTATCTGAAACCCGAAGCAGATGACATTATTACTATAGCTCACCTTGCATGTCTTGCATACTCCTCATAATTTTCAAGGAGCATCTTGCCTGCCTGTTCATTCAAAGCTGATTCTGGAAATGGTTCAATCAATAGACATCTAACTACCTGTTATCACAAAGCACGGAGCCAACACAACTTGAGTTTGTAAGAGAACACAAAAATCTCAGATGAATAAGCAGAAATGAAAGAATATAACTGAACCATCAAGGGAACTTACAATCAGAACATGTCGTAATCCAAGACTTGGATTCCAATCCTTTTTCAAGGTGTTGACACAAATCTCACCGTTAGTCGCAATGTTTGGATGGAAAATCTTCGTCAGGAAGTAGCCTACAACAATTATTTTCCAGAAATTATAATCCAAATAGGGACTAAAAGAGTTATACTATATATAGGCCTTTCATCAACAAAAACATCTTCAGTTGTATGGTCACACATTCCAAACAGAACGAGGGAACAGAAATATGACATGTCCAGTTAAATGATAGTGTTATCAATTACGTCATTTATGA is part of the Malus domestica chromosome 12, GDT2T_hap1 genome and encodes:
- the LOC103449919 gene encoding ubiquitin-conjugating enzyme E2 22-like, with protein sequence MATNENLPPNVIKQLAKELKSLDESPPEGIQVGLNDDDFSIIYADIEGPAGTPYENGVFHMKLLLSRDFPHSPPKGYFLTKIFHPNIATNGEICVNTLKKDWNPSLGLRHVLIVVRCLLIEPFPESALNEQAGKMLLENYEEYARHARLYTGIHAKPKHKFKTGAISESTTALNVDQTNTLTLNADQKNTAPGAALLVISASPSLLAPSTVTTRGNGQDQAPVVAPMETGVGGSATTVRKEGGLTKAQVEKKKIDARKKSLKRL